A segment of the Georgenia sp. M64 genome:
GTCGTGCTCGCCGCGGCCGCCGCGGTGACCTCACGGCTGCGCGTGGGACCGTACGTGGCCAACGCCGGCGTTCGCGACCCGATGCTCCTCGCGGCGGACGCCGCGACGCTCGACGTCGTCTCCTCCGGGCGCTCGCTCCTCGGGCTCGGGGCGGGGCACACCCCGGCGGAGTGGCTGGCGGTGGGGCGCGAGCGTCCCGGCGTGGCGGCACGCGTGCGCCGGTGCATCGCCGTCGCGGAGGCGGTGCAGACCCTGCTGGCCGGCGGGACGGTCGACGTCGACGGCCCCGACGTCCGGCTGCGTGGGGTCCTCGAGCGGCCCCGGCCGGTCGCCGACCCGGTGCCGCTCACCGTCGGGACGGCCAACTCGACCCTCCTGCGCTGGGCCGGCGCGCACGCCGACGTCGTGGGCCTGTCGGGGCTCGGCCGCACCCGTGCCGACGGGTACAGCCACGATGTCCGGTGGACCACCGCCGTCCTGGACGACCAGGTGGCGGCCGTCGCCGACGGGGCCGCCGAGCGGACTCGTCCGCCGGAGCTCGAGGCCCTCGTGCAGGTCGTCCAGGTCACGGACGACGTCGAGGCCGGCCTCGCACCGTTGGGTGCCGAGCTCGGGCTCACGACGGAGCAGCTCCTGGCGGTGCCGTTCGTCCTCGCCGGGACCGAGGAGGAGATCGTCGCCGCCGTCGCGGCGCACCGGCACCGCTGGGGCATCACGCGATACGTCGTCCGTCAGGACGTCCTGGAGGACGTCGCTGCCCTGCTGCCGCGACTGGCCGCCCTCGGCTGAGCATGGGCGCGTCGTCGGAGGTGTCAGCCGAAGAAGACGTGCTGGTACTTCAGGACGATCGCCGCGGCGAGGAACGTGAACCAGGCGGCGACGAGGGCGTAGTCGAGCCCGATCCGGATCCACGAGGTGAGTCGCTCGTGGAGCCGGGGTGACAGCCGGAAGCTGTTCTCGCGGATGTTGTAGCGCAGCAGGCTCGTGAAGACCGTCGTCGTCGAGGCGGTCACGACCAGGCACCAGGGGCACAGGGCGTCGATGACGAAGTAGGACTGGACGAAGAGCCAGTACGCGAAGACCAGGCCGATGAGGTAGACGACCTGCGCCGCCACCATGAACCAGCGGGGGAAGCGGACCCGGGCCAGGCCGGCCACGGCGATGGTGATGACCACGGGTTCGGTGATGAGGCCGAGGAAGGCGTTGGGGAAGCCGAGCAGGCTGGCCTGCCAGGCCTGGGCCACCTTGCCGCAGGAGATCGCCTCGTTGATGTTGCAGCCGAGGACGACGTCGGGGTTCGCGGCCAGCCGGACCGCGTCGACCGAGAGGACGAACGACGCGACGAGGCTGAGGAGCGACGAGGCCAGCATCGCGGCGAACGTCCAGCGGTGGTCGTAGCGCGCCGGGGCGTCCTCCTCGAGCAGGAGGTCGTCGCGGGTGGCGCGGGGTCCGGGAGCAGGGTGGCCGGTCACACCGGGATCATAAGTTGCCCGCGGGACGGGTGGTCGGGACTGCGACGTAGGACCGCACCCGGCGACGACGTAGGACCGCACCCGGCGACGACGTGGGACTCGCCGGCGACGACGCCAGGCCCCCGGCTACGGCGTGGGTCCCGCAGGTCTTCCATTATTATGTGGAACAGTTGAGGACTGCAGCGGTCCTCCACGACCCCGGAGGATCGCTTGGGCCCCCTCACCCGCGCCGGCCGGCCGCCCGTCGCCGGCACCACGCTGGGTCTGCGCGCCAACGCGGCGCAGTTCGCCCTGCTCGTCGCCGTGAACGCCCTCGTCGGCGGCATGCTCGGTCAGGAGCGCACCGTGCTGCCGCTCCTGGCCGAGGCCGAGTTCGGCCTGCAGGCCTACACCGCCACCCTCACCTACATCCTGGCCTTCGGGCTGGCCAAGGCCGCGACGAACTACCTCGCCGGCACCCTGTCCGACCGGTACGGCCGCAAGCCGGTCCTCGTGGCCGGGTGGCTGGTCGCGGTCCCGGTCCCGCTGCTCCTCATCGGTGCACCGACGTGGACGTGGATCGTCGTGGCGAACGTCCTGCTCGGGATCAGCCAGGGCCTGACCTGGTCCACCACCGTGATCATGAAGATCGATCTGGTCGGCCCGTCGAGGCGGGGCACCGCGATGGGGCTGAACGAGGCCGCCGGGTACGTGGCCGTCGCCGCCACCGCGCTGGCCACCGGCTACCTCGCCGAGACGGCCGGGCTGCGGCCCGCCCCCTTCCTCCTGGGGGTGGCCTTCGCGGCCCTGGGCCTGGGCCTGTCCACCCTGGCGGTGCGCGAGACGCGCGGCCACGCCCACCTCGAGGCGGCGGGCCACGCCCCGGCCGCCCGTCGCGGTGAGCCTGGGCACGACGAGCGCCCCGGCCGCGAGAGCCCTCGCGGCGGTGACCACCGCGATCTCACCGACGGCGAGGTCTTCGCCCGCACCTCCTTCCGTGAGCCCGCCCTGTCCGCCGCCAGCCAGGCCGGCCTCGTGAACAACCTCAACGACGGCCTGGCCTGGGGTCTCTTCCCGGTCCTCTTCGCGGGCGCCGGGCTCTCCGTGAGCCAGATCGGCGTCCTCGCGGCGCTCTACCCGGCCGTCTGGGGTCTCGGGCAGCTCGTGACGGGCGCCTGGTCCGACCGGCGCGGCCGCAAGCCGTTCGTCGTCGGCGGCATGGTCGTCCAGGCGGTGGCCCTGGCGCTGGTCGCCCTCGGCACCAGCTTCGCCGAATGGGCGGTGGGGGCGGTTCTCCTCGGAGCGGGGACGGCCATGGTCTACCCGACCCTCCTGGCCGCGGTCGGTGACGTCGCGCACCCGGCGTGGCGGGCACGCGCCGTCGGGGTCTACCGCCTCTGGCGCGACCTGGGTTTCGCCGTCGGGGCGCTGCTCGCCGGAGTGGTGGCCGACCTCCTGGGGGTGCGCGCAGCTGTCTGGGTGGTCGCCGCGCTCACCGCGGTGTCCGGCATCATCGTCGCCATGCGGATGTACGAGACGCACGGCACCGATGGCTGACCGCGACGCGAAGACCGCGCTGCTCGAGGAGTTCGCCGCGGTGGGCAAGGCCCTGGGCAGTCCCGCCCGCCTGGAGCTCCTCGACCTCCTCACCCAGGGACCGCGAACGGTCGAGGACCTCGCCCGGGCCGCGGGCCTGGGACTGTCCACCTGCTCGGCCCACCTCCAGCGCCTCCACGGCGCCGGCCTGGTGACCACACGGCGCGACGGCACCCGGATCTGGTACTCCCTCGCCGGCGACGACGTCGCCGTCCTGCTCGCCGGCCTGCGCCGCGTCGCACGACGACGCCGGCCGGGGACGGAGAGCGCGCGGCGACGGTACGTGGGCGGGGACGTCGGCGTCGTCGAGGTGGCCGACCTCCTGCGCACGGACCGCGACCCGGGCGTCGTCGTCCTCGACGTCCGGCCGGCCGCCGAGTTCGCCGCCGGCCACCTTCCCGGCGCCGTGCACATCCCCCTCGAGGAGCTCGCGGAGCGGCTCGACGAGCTGCCCGCCGACCGTGAGGTCGTCGCCTACTGCCGCGGCGACTACTGCGCGCTCGCCCACGAGGCCGTCCGTGTGCTCGCCGCCCACGGCCGGAGTGCGCGACGCGTCAGCGACGGTGTCCTGGAGTGGCGGGCGGCCGGTGTCCCGCTGGTCCCCGCGCCCTGACCTCCGGTCAGAGGCAGTCGTGGTCGCAGGCGCCGCAGCACTCGCAGAAGCCGTCGAGCACGCTCGCCGGTCCGCCGGCGAACGAGCACCACACCCGGGGGCAGTCGGCGTAGGCGTCGACCTCGGCCCCTTCACGGACGGCGCCGTCCGGCCCGGCAGGGTCGCCGAGGTCCCTGCCGGCGTGGGCACCGACCTCGGCGGACTCGGGGACCAAGAGCTCCGGCGCGAGCCCGACGTCGTCGATCTCCAGCACGGTCATGACGGCCATGTCCCGCTCCCTACCTCGTGGTTCCCCGACCGTCCCACGAGGCACTGACATCGGCCCCGCACGACGAGCGGTCACCCCCACGATCACACCGGGGCAACGGCGATCGGCGGAGCCACGCCGGAGGTCAGGCGGTGCCGCCGTCCTTCATCCACGACGGTGGGGGCGGCGGCGCTGCCGGCGGCTGCGGTGCCTGCGGAGGTGGCGCGGCGGGGCCGCCACCGGGCCCGTAGCCTGCCGGACCACCGCTCGCGGGTCCGCCACCCGCCGGAGCTCCACCCACCGGAGCTCCGCCTGCGGGAGGCGGCGGCGTCGCCGGTCCGTGACCGGCTCCGGGCGGCACCATCCCAGGGGCCGGTGGCGGCGCCGTGTGGAGGGCGTACGAGCGGATCGTGCCCCGCGCGTCCATCTCGCGCAGGACAGCCATGATGCGCTCGCGGTCGCCCGAGGGTGCGGGACGTCCGCTCCACTCGAGGTACGCGAGGACGCCCAGGTCGCGGAAGTACCTCTCCGCGTCACCCGATCCGGGTCCGGCCATGCCCGCGCCGCTCAGGGCGGTGTCCGCCTTGGCGGCGAGGTCGTTGGCCGCAGCCTTGGCCTTGTCGAGGAAACCCATCGTCGACCTCCATCGTCACGCTGACGGTCGAAAGCCTACGCAGCGGTCGCGGCCGTCGTTAGAGTTCCAGCGAACCGGTCGAACCGGCCGACCCACGAGGGAGGCACCATGCCCATCCACGGTCCACTGTTCACGGAGCACCGCGAGAACTCCTCGCAGGACCCGTTCTCGCTGCAGAACAAGAAGCTCCTGAAGATCCAGATGGGTTTCGGCCCGGTGTGGGCCAGGAGCGGGTCGATGGTGGCCTACCAGGGGGACGTGCGCTTCGAGAACAAGGGCTCGGGCGGTCTGGGCAAGATGTTCAAGTCCGCCGTCACCGGCGAGGGCGTGGCCATGATGCAGTGCACCGGCCAGGGCGAGCTCTTCGTGGCCGACCGTGCCGCCGAGGTGCAGGTGATGTACCTCGAGAACGACATGATCTCCGTCAACGGCAGCAACGTCCTGGCGTTCTCGGCCTCGATCGACTGGGACATCCAGCGCATCCAGGCGCGCGGGGCCGCGATGACCGGCGGGCTGTACAACGTCACCCTGCGCGGGACGGGGTACGTCGCCGTGACCACCAAGGGTGAGCCCGTCGCCCTCGACGTCGCGAGCGCGCCGACGTTCGCCGACGCCCAGGCGGTGGTGCTGTGGACCGCGGGTGTCAGCATGGACATCCGCGTCGACACCGGCGGGCTGCGGTCGATGGTCCGCGGCGGGACCGGGGAGACGTTCCAGATGGCGTTCGGCGGGCAGGGCTACGTCGTCGTCCAGCCGAGCGAGTCCGTGACGCAGGGCGGCCACGAGAACAAGGGCGGGAGCGGGCTGGGCGACATCTTCGGCGGCTGACGGCCTCCCCCTCTTCCGGGTGCGTGCCGACGAGCGCCTGGCTACGGTCGGGTGAGGGCGGCGAGGCCCGCCGGCCCAGGAGGAGGCGATCGACATGGCCGACACCACGAGTGCCGGAGGCACGGACCCGGCCGCCGAGATGGACACGGGTCCGGTCCAGACCGAGGCGCAACGGGCCGAGGCGGCACAGGCGGCCGCGTCGGGCGCACCCGACGCCGTCCCCGGCCAGGCGCCGCAGGACGACCCCGACGCCGAGGGCGAGGAGCGTTTCGACGCCGGGTGACCCGGCAGCGGCAACCCTCAGGAGAAGAGGAAGATCCGCCCGTCACCTGCGCCCATGAGGGCCTCGAGGGCCAGCAGCGTCCCGGCCGCACCGGAGCGCAGGCCGGCACCGGTCCGACGGACGTCGACCTTCCCACCGAGCAGTCCCAGGCGCCCGAGGTGCGGCCCCATGACGGCGCGGCGCTGGACGGGGGTGTCCCAGGGGGTGCGGCGCAGGTGCCACAGCGCCATCGCCACGCCCGCGGCGCCGCCGTCGAGCCCGGCCTCCTCGGGGCTGTAGCACTCGGCAGCCGTGGCGATCCACTCCGCGGCGTCACCCAGCCAACGGTCGTCCAGGTGGGCCATCGCCTCACGGATGACCATCGCCAGCCCGGCGCTGCCCTGACCGAGGGTGGGCTGCTGCCACCACAGCGGCGCCGCGCCGTCCCCGCTCAGGGGCGCCCAGCCGAGCTTGCCGAGGTCCTGCAGGAGGGCGGCCTCGGCCGGGCCGAGGAGCGACTCGTCCTCGGTGATCTCGTACAGGTGGATGAGGAAGAGGGCCGCACCGGCCCCGCCCTCGAGGAGCCCGCTGCCGTGCTCGCACGCACCGAGCCGCACGATGAGCTCGCCGGCGATCTGGGTCAGCCGCGCCATGAGGGCGTCCTCGTCGCCGATCGGGGCGCGCTCGAGGAGCGCCAGACCCAGACCGGCGAGCCCGCTGCTCACGGAGACGTCGAGACGGCCCAGCGGCGCCTCGTCCACCCGCCGCCACAGCCGGGCGGCGTCGTCGTGGCGGCCGAGACGGTCCAGCGCCAGGGCGGCTCCGCTCGCGCCGTCGAACAGGCCCGGCCCGGTGAGCTCGTCCGCCCGGGCGACCAGCCAGTCGACCAGCCGCTCGGGGACGTCGACGCCGATCTCGGCGAGCGCCCACAGGACCCCGGCCGCACCGGTTCCGAGCGAGGCGCCGTCGGTTCCGGGGAAGAGCCGGTCAGCCCAGGCGGGGGTGGCCGAGCGCAGGATCTCGCGCACCAGGGTGGAGCGGACCTGGCGGTGGGCGAGAGCCCCGCGGTCACGCAGGTGCAGGACGTCGGCCGGTGCGCCGGGGGCGAGCAGGTCCACAGCGTCGCGCGCCGGGCCGACGACGGCGGTGTGCGGTCGCACCCACTGGGTCGTAGCGCTCATGACGGGTCCCCCTGCTGATCACCGGTCGTCCTGCCACTGCAGGACGATTGCTGTATCGGCAAAATTACCGTCCGGGATAGCGGTCTCCGGCCGTCCAGCCCCTGCACTTCCTGCCATGGCAGGAATGTGCCAGCCAGGTGCGGCACGGCCTTGCGCCCGGAGTATCGGCGTCGGGGGACCGGTGCGACGGGAGCGCGACGAAGGTCAGGCGCCCGCGGCGCGCAGGGCGGCGGCCAGCTCCTCGACCAGGCCGTGCCCGCCGGCGATGGTCATCGCGGGCGAGGCCGGCCCACCGGTGAGCCCCTGCACCGCACCGCCCGCCTCGCTGACCACGAGCGAGCCGGCCGCCATGTCCCACGGGTTGAGGCCGATCTCGTAGTAGGCGTCGAGCCGGCCGTCCGCCACGAGGCACAGGTCGATCGCGGCCGAGCCGAGCCGGCGGATGTCGCGCACCTGGGGGAGGATCTGCGCCACGAGCGCCCCCTCGAGGGTCCGCTCCTCGACCGTGTAGCCGAAGCCGGTGCCGACCAGCGCCCGCGCCAACGGCGGGGCGGGACGTGGGCCGAGCGGCTCGCCGTCGCGCCACGCCCCGAGGCCCCGCGCCGCGGTCCAGGTGGTGCCCAGCGCGACGGCGTGGACGCACCCGGCCTCGGCCGTCCACGTCAGCGGGTCGGCGCTGCCGGAGACCACGGCGACGGAGATCGAGTAGGACGGGATGCCGTAGAGGAAGTTCACCGTCCCGTCGATGGGGTCGACCACCCAGGTCAGCCCGGACGTGCCCGCGACCGACCCCTCCTCCTCGCCCAGGACGCCGTCGTCGGGCCGGAGCTCGGCCAGGCGCGCGCGCAGGAGAGCCTCGACCTCCTCGTCCACGGCGGTGACGACGTCGACGGCGGAGGACTTCGTGCGGGCGACGCCGCCGTGGTCGGCGGTCCGGGCCCGGGCGTGCTCCCCCGCGGTGCGGGCGAGGTCCTCGCACAGGGCGAGGAGCTCGGCGGGGTCGGGGGTGGTGCTCACGTCGGTCTCCCGGTGGTCGGCGGGGAAGGTCGGCACAAGCCTGTCACGGCCTGGCCCTCGGTCGGGGCAGGGCCAGCTCACCAGCACGTGCGCGAGAGGCGCCCGAGTACGGCGTCGGGCGGTGCCGGAGGCGCGGTGTCGTGGCGGGTGGCGCGGCGCCGTGCCGCGTGGCGACGATCTCTGGGCCTAGCCCACCTGACCCGCGGCGCTGCAGCGGGCCAGCTCATCCTCGGTCAGGACGAGGTCGGCCGCGGCGGCGGAGTCGACGATGGACGCGGCCCGTCGGGCGCCCGGGATCGGGATGACCCGGTCGCTCAGCGCGAGCTCCCACGCCAGCACCACCTGCTGCGGGCTGACCCCGTGGTCGGCGGCGATGTCGGCGAAGACGGAGAACTCGGTCCCTACCGAACGGCCCCCGCCACCGGTGCCACCCAGGGGGCTCCACGGCAGGAAGGCGATCCCCTGCTCGGCGCAGTACCGCAGCTCCCCCTCGGACTTGCGGTATCGGGGGGAGAACTCGTTCTGCACGCTCACGAGACCACCCGGGCCCAGGACGTCCTGCGCGATGCGGATCTCCTCGACGTTCGCGTTGGAGATCCCGACGCAGCGCACCTTTCCCTCCTGCACGAGCGCTGCGAAGTTGCCGACCACCTCGGCGTAGTCCATCGACCGGTCGGGCCGGTGCCACTGGTAGAGGTCGATCACGTCCCGCCCGAGACGACGCAGCGAGCCCTCGACCGCGCTACGCAGGTAGGACATCGACCCGTCCCGCCCCCACGTGTCCCCGGGCCCGCGCGTGATGCCGCCCTTGGTGGCGACGACGAGTCCGTCCGGCAGCGTGCCGTAGGCGTGCAGCGCCGCGGCGACGAGCTCCTCGTTGTGGCCGAACGTGTCCCAGCTCGGTGCGTAGATGTCGGCGGTGTCGAGAAGGGTGACGCCGGCGTCGAGGGCGGCGTGGATGGTGGCGACCGACTCCTCCCGGCTGGGGTACTCGTGGTCGTTGTTCATGGACATCGGCATGCAGCCGAGGCCGATGGCGGAGACGTCGAACGGGCCGAGGGTGCGGGTCTTCATAGGGCGACGGTAGGGCACCCCGGCGACGTCCGCGTCCCGGGCCGCAGCTGCCTCCCGGAGCTACC
Coding sequences within it:
- a CDS encoding aldo/keto reductase, whose product is MKTRTLGPFDVSAIGLGCMPMSMNNDHEYPSREESVATIHAALDAGVTLLDTADIYAPSWDTFGHNEELVAAALHAYGTLPDGLVVATKGGITRGPGDTWGRDGSMSYLRSAVEGSLRRLGRDVIDLYQWHRPDRSMDYAEVVGNFAALVQEGKVRCVGISNANVEEIRIAQDVLGPGGLVSVQNEFSPRYRKSEGELRYCAEQGIAFLPWSPLGGTGGGGRSVGTEFSVFADIAADHGVSPQQVVLAWELALSDRVIPIPGARRAASIVDSAAAADLVLTEDELARCSAAGQVG
- a CDS encoding LLM class flavin-dependent oxidoreductase → MVTVSVQGGPRDAASWLSLARRAEEAGFDALLAADHPGATASPFVVLAAAAAVTSRLRVGPYVANAGVRDPMLLAADAATLDVVSSGRSLLGLGAGHTPAEWLAVGRERPGVAARVRRCIAVAEAVQTLLAGGTVDVDGPDVRLRGVLERPRPVADPVPLTVGTANSTLLRWAGAHADVVGLSGLGRTRADGYSHDVRWTTAVLDDQVAAVADGAAERTRPPELEALVQVVQVTDDVEAGLAPLGAELGLTTEQLLAVPFVLAGTEEEIVAAVAAHRHRWGITRYVVRQDVLEDVAALLPRLAALG
- a CDS encoding metalloregulator ArsR/SmtB family transcription factor — encoded protein: MADRDAKTALLEEFAAVGKALGSPARLELLDLLTQGPRTVEDLARAAGLGLSTCSAHLQRLHGAGLVTTRRDGTRIWYSLAGDDVAVLLAGLRRVARRRRPGTESARRRYVGGDVGVVEVADLLRTDRDPGVVVLDVRPAAEFAAGHLPGAVHIPLEELAERLDELPADREVVAYCRGDYCALAHEAVRVLAAHGRSARRVSDGVLEWRAAGVPLVPAP
- a CDS encoding MFS transporter, yielding MGPLTRAGRPPVAGTTLGLRANAAQFALLVAVNALVGGMLGQERTVLPLLAEAEFGLQAYTATLTYILAFGLAKAATNYLAGTLSDRYGRKPVLVAGWLVAVPVPLLLIGAPTWTWIVVANVLLGISQGLTWSTTVIMKIDLVGPSRRGTAMGLNEAAGYVAVAATALATGYLAETAGLRPAPFLLGVAFAALGLGLSTLAVRETRGHAHLEAAGHAPAARRGEPGHDERPGRESPRGGDHRDLTDGEVFARTSFREPALSAASQAGLVNNLNDGLAWGLFPVLFAGAGLSVSQIGVLAALYPAVWGLGQLVTGAWSDRRGRKPFVVGGMVVQAVALALVALGTSFAEWAVGAVLLGAGTAMVYPTLLAAVGDVAHPAWRARAVGVYRLWRDLGFAVGALLAGVVADLLGVRAAVWVVAALTAVSGIIVAMRMYETHGTDG
- a CDS encoding AIM24 family protein, with translation MPIHGPLFTEHRENSSQDPFSLQNKKLLKIQMGFGPVWARSGSMVAYQGDVRFENKGSGGLGKMFKSAVTGEGVAMMQCTGQGELFVADRAAEVQVMYLENDMISVNGSNVLAFSASIDWDIQRIQARGAAMTGGLYNVTLRGTGYVAVTTKGEPVALDVASAPTFADAQAVVLWTAGVSMDIRVDTGGLRSMVRGGTGETFQMAFGGQGYVVVQPSESVTQGGHENKGGSGLGDIFGG
- a CDS encoding inositol monophosphatase family protein, with product MSTTPDPAELLALCEDLARTAGEHARARTADHGGVARTKSSAVDVVTAVDEEVEALLRARLAELRPDDGVLGEEEGSVAGTSGLTWVVDPIDGTVNFLYGIPSYSISVAVVSGSADPLTWTAEAGCVHAVALGTTWTAARGLGAWRDGEPLGPRPAPPLARALVGTGFGYTVEERTLEGALVAQILPQVRDIRRLGSAAIDLCLVADGRLDAYYEIGLNPWDMAAGSLVVSEAGGAVQGLTGGPASPAMTIAGGHGLVEELAAALRAAGA
- a CDS encoding vitamin K epoxide reductase family protein gives rise to the protein MTGHPAPGPRATRDDLLLEEDAPARYDHRWTFAAMLASSLLSLVASFVLSVDAVRLAANPDVVLGCNINEAISCGKVAQAWQASLLGFPNAFLGLITEPVVITIAVAGLARVRFPRWFMVAAQVVYLIGLVFAYWLFVQSYFVIDALCPWCLVVTASTTTVFTSLLRYNIRENSFRLSPRLHERLTSWIRIGLDYALVAAWFTFLAAAIVLKYQHVFFG